The stretch of DNA GATTCCACAAACCATTTTGACACTCTTGCTCACAAAAAACGTACTTTCGCCCTCTACCGCAAAGGACAGGATGTATTCCGGGAGATCGCGCGGACAACGGTTATTCAAGGTATAAAGATGGTACCGATTCCGGCGGGGACATTCCAGATGGGATCGAATTATGAGGACGACCCGAATAATCCCTTGAAGGGAAAAGGTTCTTTCAAAGGTGAACAGCCGGTGCATATTGTAACGGTATCGGCATTTGAGATGAGCGCGACGGAGGTGACGGTAGGACAATTTCGTGAATTTGTCAATAAAACGGGGTATCGCACTGAGGCGGAGCGTGGAGATGGAGCGTTAGTTTTTATACATGGGAAATGGGAAAAGAAGCCGGATGCGAGTTGGAAGAATCCATATCAGGAACAGGGAGATGATCATCCTGTGGTTTGTGTGAGTTGGAACGATGCGGTGCGGTTTTGTGAATGGTTGAGTGAAAAGACCGGCCGGGAATTTCAACTGCCGATAGAAGCGGAATGGGAGTATGCCTGCCGGGCGGGAAGCGCAACGGCGTATAACCTGGGAGCCAACGAGAGCGACCTTGCGCGTGCGGGGTGGTACAGCTCCAACAGCAGCAGCGGTTTGAATCCAGTGGGAGTCATGTCCGCAGGCGAATGGCCGCAGTACTTTAGCTCCAACAGCAGCAACGTTTTGCATCCAGTGGGAGGGAAAAAAGCGAACGCGTGGGGGATCTATGACATGCACGGGAATGTGTGGGAGTGGTGTAAGGACTGGCATGGCAAAAACATATCAAGCTACAATTCTAATAATACAATGGGAGAATCAGACTATGGCCGTATTTTACGAGGCGGTAGTTGTATAAACGATGCCACCTACTGCAGGTCGGCTGTCCGCTCCGTCTATCCGTCGGCCCAAAGGGACAACAGCACAGGGTTCCGTGTGGTTCGCCGCGTCTCCCCTCAGAACTGAGGAATTCCAGATATGGTCCGGACATCTTTCATCAATTACTTTTGCCGTATATTTTTACCCATGATGACATTTTAAAAAGGAGGGTATATGAAACGGTTTTATCGTTCCCGCGAGCGGCAATGGTTTCTTGATATCTTCGGAGTTAGAATGTCTTTTCCCCTGATGCTCCTCGCATCTTATGCTATTGGAGCGGAAAAGCCGGCTGCCTCGACCGAAAACGGAAGGTTGATGTTATCGTATGAAGCACCGGGGGCACAAACAAACAAACCCGCTGCGGTGTTGAAACAGGCTGGACCCCTGGTGCAAATCCGGCTCGTCACCCGCGACATCGATACCGGGGAAACCATTCCCTGCCGGGTGGTCATCGCCGACTCGCTCGGCCAGTATTGGGGACTCAAAGGGCAAAATACAACCAAGCGGATTTTCTTTCATACTCCCGGAGACACTCTCATCTCCCTCAATCCGGGGACCTTCCGGACAACGGTATTCCGGGGATTCGAGTACACTCCAGTCCAGGACCGGGTGTTCACAGTGCCCGGTGCGGCGGCTCCGGCGCCGTTCACTGTCGAGATTCAACTCAAACGATGGATTCACATGAAAGCTCTCGGCTGGTACTCCTGCGACAGCGAAGTGCATGCCGAAAGTTCGCTCGACCCGAGGGGAATATATACAGTACAGCTCGGAGAGGACTTGAATATCCTCAATCTTACCGCACTGGGAGAGGGGAGCAAGACATGGGATTACGAGTACTGGCGAAAAGATCCTTTCCCCTTCTCCATTCCGTTCTATCCCATGGTGATCGGCGAGGAATGGCGTTCGGGTACCTGGCAGAACCACATGATCGTCATGGGTCATCCTCGCCGGCTCTCCACGTATGGCAACGGGTTTTACACGTATCCCGACTGCCCTATTCGGTTTTCCTACCCTCCGGCGCTCGATGTCTGCGATGAGGTTCATTCCCTGGGGGGCATCGTTTTCCCCTGCCACCCGTTCCAGACCTATCAGCCATGGACAGCGCCGATGGACTATCCGACCGAGCGTTTTGCAGCCTACGAACTCCCGGTAGACCTGGCGCTCGGAAAGGTAGACGGCCTTTCGGTGTATACGTTCAACCAGTCGGATACATGGAACCGGTATGTATGGTACAAACTCCTCAATTGCGGGTTCAAGATTCCTCCCTATGCGGGAACGGATGTTATTACCTTCAACTCGATCGACCTCCCGAACAGAAGCCTGGGCGCCATCCCGGGAAGAGTGCGGTCGTACACGTACATTCCCGGCCAGACAAAAGACCTGAATTTCCGTGACTGGATGAGGGAATCTGTAAAGGGGCGGAGTTTCGTGTCGTCGGGCGCTATGGTATTTTTCACTGTGAACGGTGAACTGCCCGGCTCGGAGCTGAAACTGAAAGCCGTACATGGCGGAACAGCAGTTGCAGTCCGGGCGGAAGCGCAATGGATGGGGGGAATAACGAGCGTATCTGTCATAGTCAACGGCAAAACCGTATATACGGAATACGGCGGAGGAAGTCAAAAAGTCGCGGTAAATCAGAATATCCGGCTTACCGGGAGTTCCTGGCTCGCGGTAAAGGTCGATGGATTGCCGGTCGACAGGTTTAACGGATGCGCCCATACCGGTCCTGTCTATATCAACCTCGACAAACGCCCTATACATTCGCGTGAGGACGCGCTCTACTTTGTGAACTGGATCGACCGGTATATCGCCCTTCTCGATACCGCGAATCATTTTGACACTCCCGAGCACAAGAAAAGCACGTTCGCCCTCTACCGTAAAGGACAGGATGTGTTCCGGGACATGGTACGGCTCTCGAGTAACCTGGCGGAAGGTGCAGTTGCGGCCGACGGCTCCGGTGGAAGGACAACGGTTATCCGGGGTATAAAGATGGCGTCGATTCCGGCGGGGACATTCCAGATGGGTTCGGATTATGAGAACGACCCGGATAATCCATTCAAGGGGAAAGTTTCTTTCAAAGGCGAGCAGCCGGTGCATAGTGTGACAGTATCGGCATTTAAGATGAGCGCGACCGAGATAACGGTAGGACAATACCGTGAATTTGCCAATGAAACGGGGTATTTCACCGATGCGGAGCGCGGCGATGGAGCGTTGGTTTACCTAGATGGGAAATGGGTGAAGAAGCCTGACGCGAGCTGGAGGAATCCATATCAGGAGCTGAGAGAAGATCTCCCGGTGATGTGTGTGAGCTGGAATGATGCGGTGAAGTTCTGTGACTGGCTGAGTAAAAAGACCGGCCGGAAATTCCGGCTGCCGACCGAGGCGGAATGGGAATATGCCTGCCGTGCGGGGAGCACAACATCGTATTACCTTGGCGCCGGCGAGAGCGACCTTGCGCGTTCGGGGTGGTACAGATCCAACGGCAGCGACGCGGCGCATCCGGCAGGAGGGAAGACTGCGAATGCGTGGGGTCTCTACGACATGAGCGGGAATTTATGGGAGTGGTGCAACGACTGGTTGGGAGACTATTCATCCGGGAAACAGACCAACCCTTCAGGGCCGCAATCAGGCTCCAAGCGTGTGTTTCGAGGCGGAAGCTGGTTCACAACAGCAGGCTATTGCCGGTCGTCCTTCCACTATGGCTACCCGCCCGAAAGCAGGGACACGAGCATAGGTTTCCGTGTGGTTAGCCGCATCTCCCCGCAAAGATGAGGAATTCCGAGATTGACATATATTGATAGTGAAAAAAACTTCCTGACTATCGGTTAGACCCTGAAACGAGTTCAGGGTGACAGGTGACTTTCTTCATGTTCTATGCATCGTGTCATGCCGAACTTATTGCCGCAGGCGGGAACGATGAAACCGTTTCGGCATCTATTTTCATTCAATCGGGTCTGCATCCATCGGGAGAATAATCCTTGAGAAAATTATTCCTGCTTCTTTGTGCGCTTCTGGCTTTCGCTCTTCTTTCCTGCGCCCATCAGGCACAGCAGGCAGGGAAAGCGACGAATGTTCCGCAGCTTTCTGCCGGTTTGGACCAGTCCCTGCCGGTCGACCCGCAGGTCACCATCGGCAAGTTCGATAACGGCCTGACCTATTACATCCGGACGAACAAAAAACCGGAAAAGCGCCTGGA from Candidatus Latescibacter sp. encodes:
- a CDS encoding SUMF1/EgtB/PvdO family nonheme iron enzyme — translated: MKRFYRSRERQWFLDIFGVRMSFPLMLLASYAIGAEKPAASTENGRLMLSYEAPGAQTNKPAAVLKQAGPLVQIRLVTRDIDTGETIPCRVVIADSLGQYWGLKGQNTTKRIFFHTPGDTLISLNPGTFRTTVFRGFEYTPVQDRVFTVPGAAAPAPFTVEIQLKRWIHMKALGWYSCDSEVHAESSLDPRGIYTVQLGEDLNILNLTALGEGSKTWDYEYWRKDPFPFSIPFYPMVIGEEWRSGTWQNHMIVMGHPRRLSTYGNGFYTYPDCPIRFSYPPALDVCDEVHSLGGIVFPCHPFQTYQPWTAPMDYPTERFAAYELPVDLALGKVDGLSVYTFNQSDTWNRYVWYKLLNCGFKIPPYAGTDVITFNSIDLPNRSLGAIPGRVRSYTYIPGQTKDLNFRDWMRESVKGRSFVSSGAMVFFTVNGELPGSELKLKAVHGGTAVAVRAEAQWMGGITSVSVIVNGKTVYTEYGGGSQKVAVNQNIRLTGSSWLAVKVDGLPVDRFNGCAHTGPVYINLDKRPIHSREDALYFVNWIDRYIALLDTANHFDTPEHKKSTFALYRKGQDVFRDMVRLSSNLAEGAVAADGSGGRTTVIRGIKMASIPAGTFQMGSDYENDPDNPFKGKVSFKGEQPVHSVTVSAFKMSATEITVGQYREFANETGYFTDAERGDGALVYLDGKWVKKPDASWRNPYQELREDLPVMCVSWNDAVKFCDWLSKKTGRKFRLPTEAEWEYACRAGSTTSYYLGAGESDLARSGWYRSNGSDAAHPAGGKTANAWGLYDMSGNLWEWCNDWLGDYSSGKQTNPSGPQSGSKRVFRGGSWFTTAGYCRSSFHYGYPPESRDTSIGFRVVSRISPQR